A part of Ziziphus jujuba cultivar Dongzao chromosome 8, ASM3175591v1 genomic DNA contains:
- the LOC107414353 gene encoding putative disease resistance RPP13-like protein 3 isoform X1, whose amino-acid sequence MPKRLKPAVQERLWSTFKWLGEVLDQIHLCKDVHQQVERLRNELKRMQCFLKDADAKEEGDMRVHNWVSDIRNVAYDAEDLIDTYILKIESLSKIHFMKRYAFVFQEWKQSCKMMKDLEAIQLKISDISTSRGTYGIKNIGEGTSHANETLLKLRRSSPRGQDSDIVGLEEDIVIIVNQLVKDNQRWAISIVGMGGIGKTTLAKEVYNHAEVRACFDCRAWVYVSQDFKTRDVLGGILKQVTRTTKHFQKFGEEELEEMLYEHLQGTRYLVVVDDIWSTTAWDSMARAFPYCGNGSKVLLTTRNRNVALHADAQSIPHEMRFRSKEDSWKLFCRKALIESIDRECPPELEKIGGEIVEKCDGLPLAIIVLGGLLSRKRRLSEWERVLNTIHSYFARDPNGVSAILALSFYDLPCYLKFCFLYLGLFPEDYVITARKLYRLWIAEGLIPQNGERMEDIAEDYLNELIDRNMVQVAKVSANDRVKHCRIHDLMRDLAISKSRVMNFLEIRRKRNSVPPAKTRHLAVCSSSVDFLENSDPHLRSLLFFQLNNESCVTDLRLICRKFKLVKVLELEGTWLKYGGIPNVIGELFHLKYLGLRRCELQSLPEGIGSLSNLQTLDVAENFDLKTVPNVLWKLKNLRHLYMDASMFGNQLRIDTLRHLQTLSDFRVKDWKETNTINLINLRKLGLRGNFCIEKDKIFNSLSKLLYLQSLFLHTDEDYIFPSLKLSSLRRVIKLQMIGVIRNLPRPDEFPPRLTQLILHQSRLSNDPMKVLKELPFLFVLRLKASSYSGKTLQVSVDGFRQLEFLELELLECLEEFNVEENALPKLRSFQLTLCRHLRMLPEEIKSVTTLSELEIKQMPNRFVERLQGEDYYKIQHVPSITILKVV is encoded by the exons ATGCCGAAAAGATTGAAGCCAGCTGTCCAAGAAAGGTTGTGGTCAACTTTTAAATG GCTTGGTGAAGTACTTGACCAAATCCATTTGTGCAAAGATGTTCATCAGCAAGTAGAGCGGTTGAGGAATGAACTCAAGCGGATGCAGTGCTTCTTAAAAGATGCAGATGCGAAGGAAGAAGGTGATATGAGGGTGCATAATTGGGTTTCTGATATCAGAAACGTTGCTTATGATGCTGAGGACCTCATTGACACCTACATCCTGAAAATCGAATCCTTGAGCAAAATCCACTTCATGAAGAGGtatgcttttgtttttcaagaATGGAAGCAAAGTTGCAAGATGATGAAAGATCTGGAGGCCATCCAATTAAAGATTTCTGACATTTCTACCAGTCGTGGGACATACGGGATAAAGAATATTGGGGAGGGAACAAGTCATGCGAATGAGACGTTGCTGAAGCTGCGGCGATCATCTCCTCGTGGCCAGGACTCGGATATTGTTGGATTGGAGGAGGACATAGTTATTATTGTGAACCAGCTTGTCAAGGACAATCAAAGGTGGGCAATCTCAATAGTCGGCATGGGAGGGATTGGTAAGACCACCTTGGCAAAAGAGGTTTATAACCATGCTGAAGTTCGGGCTTGTTTTGATTGTCGTGCTTGGGTTTATGTGTCCCAAGACTTCAAAACTAGAGATGTTTTGGGAGGGATTCTAAAACAggttacaagaacaacaaagcattttcaaaaatttggCGAAGAAGAGTTGGAGGAAATGCTGTATGAGCATTTGCAGGGGACACGTTATCTGGTGGTTGTTGATGATATATGGAGCACCACGGCTTGGGATAGTATGGCAAGGGCCTTCCCATATTGTGGCAATGGAAGTAAAGTGTTGCTTACAACTCGTAATAGGAATGTTGCTTTGCATGCAGATGCTCAAAGCATTCCCCATGAAATGAGATTTCGAAGCAAAGAGGACAGCTGGAAATTGTTCTGCCGAAAAGCATTGATTGAAAGCATTGATAGAGAATGTCCACCTGAGTTAGAGAAAATTGGAGGTGAAATTGTGGAAAAATGTGATGGTTTACCTCTAGCCATCATTGTATTGGGAGGTTTGCTTTCGAGGAAAAGGAGACTGAGTGAATGGGAGAGGGTTCTAAACACTATTCATTCATACTTTGCCCGAGATCCAAATGGGGTATCAGCTATACTAGCTTTAAGCTTTTACGACTTGCCCTGTTATCTAAAGTTCTGCTTTCTGTATTTAGGATTATTTCCTGAAGACTACGTGATCACTGCACGTAAATTGTATCGGCTATGGATTGCAGAGGGTTTGATCCCACAAAATGGAGAGAGAATGGAGGACATAGCAGAGGACTATCTGAACGAGCTAATTGATAGAAATATGGTCCAAGTGGCAAAGGTAAGTGCAAATGATAGAGTCAAACACTGTCGAATTCACGACTTAATGCGAGACCTGGCCATCTCTAAGTCTAGGGTAATGAATTTTCTTGAGATCCGTAGGAAACGGAATTCGGTGCCTCCAGCTAAAACCCGTCATCTTGCTGTCTGCTCCAGCTCTGTTGACTTCCTTGAAAATTCAGATCCACATCTGCGGTCTCTCCTCTTCTTTCAACTGAATAATGAAAGTTGTGTTACTGATCTGCGTTTAATCTGTAGAAAATTTAAACTCGTTAAAGTCTTAGAATTGGAGGGTACGTGGTTGAAGTATGGTGGCATTCCCAATGTAATTGGTGAACTGTTTCATTTGAAGTACTTGGGTTTACGACGTTGCGAATTACAATCCCTACCAGAAGGTATAGGTTCATTGTCTAATCTTCAAACTCTTGATGTTGCTGAAAATTTTGATCTTAAGACAGTTCCTAATGTGTTATGGAAGTTGAAAAACTTGAGGCATCTTTACATGGATGCCTCTATGTTTGGTAACCAGTTGCGAATTGACACCCTACGGCATCTCCAGACTCTGTCAGATTTTCGGGTTAAGGATTGGAAGGAAACAAACACCATCAATTTAATCAATCTTCGAAAGTTGGGATTGAGAGGAAACTTTTGCATAGAGAAGGATAAAATCTTTAATTCCTTGTCCAAGCTTTTGTACCTCCAGTCCTTGTTCCTGCATACTGATGAAGATTATATATTTCCATCACTCAAACTTTCTTCTCTTCGCCGTGTCATCAAGTTGCAAATGATAGGagtgataagaaatctaccgaGACCAGATGAATTCCCTCCACGTCTGACTCAGTTGATTTTACATCAATCTCGTCTTAGCAATGATCCTATGAAGGTGCTAAAAGagcttccttttctctttgttcttagGCTGAAAGCATCTTCTTACAGTGGAAAAACACTTCAAGTTTCTGTTGATGGGTTTCGTCAACTTGAGTTCCTGGAGCTTGAATTATTGGAATGTTTGGAAGAGTTTAATGTTGAAGAAAATGCACTGCCAAAGCTCAGAAGTTTTCAACTTACCCTATGCAGGCATTTGAGGATGCTCCCAGAAGAGATAAAATCTGTAACTACTCTGAGTGAGTTGGAAATAAAACAGATGCCAAATAGATTTGTAGAAAGGTTGCAAGGTGAAGATTATTACAAAATCCAGCATGTTCCATCCATCACTATCCTCAAGGTTGTTTGA
- the LOC107414353 gene encoding probable disease resistance RPP8-like protein 2 isoform X2, with product MAEIVVSFVLERLGEVLDQIHLCKDVHQQVERLRNELKRMQCFLKDADAKEEGDMRVHNWVSDIRNVAYDAEDLIDTYILKIESLSKIHFMKRYAFVFQEWKQSCKMMKDLEAIQLKISDISTSRGTYGIKNIGEGTSHANETLLKLRRSSPRGQDSDIVGLEEDIVIIVNQLVKDNQRWAISIVGMGGIGKTTLAKEVYNHAEVRACFDCRAWVYVSQDFKTRDVLGGILKQVTRTTKHFQKFGEEELEEMLYEHLQGTRYLVVVDDIWSTTAWDSMARAFPYCGNGSKVLLTTRNRNVALHADAQSIPHEMRFRSKEDSWKLFCRKALIESIDRECPPELEKIGGEIVEKCDGLPLAIIVLGGLLSRKRRLSEWERVLNTIHSYFARDPNGVSAILALSFYDLPCYLKFCFLYLGLFPEDYVITARKLYRLWIAEGLIPQNGERMEDIAEDYLNELIDRNMVQVAKVSANDRVKHCRIHDLMRDLAISKSRVMNFLEIRRKRNSVPPAKTRHLAVCSSSVDFLENSDPHLRSLLFFQLNNESCVTDLRLICRKFKLVKVLELEGTWLKYGGIPNVIGELFHLKYLGLRRCELQSLPEGIGSLSNLQTLDVAENFDLKTVPNVLWKLKNLRHLYMDASMFGNQLRIDTLRHLQTLSDFRVKDWKETNTINLINLRKLGLRGNFCIEKDKIFNSLSKLLYLQSLFLHTDEDYIFPSLKLSSLRRVIKLQMIGVIRNLPRPDEFPPRLTQLILHQSRLSNDPMKVLKELPFLFVLRLKASSYSGKTLQVSVDGFRQLEFLELELLECLEEFNVEENALPKLRSFQLTLCRHLRMLPEEIKSVTTLSELEIKQMPNRFVERLQGEDYYKIQHVPSITILKVV from the coding sequence ATGGCTGAAAttgttgtttcttttgttttagaaaGGCTTGGTGAAGTACTTGACCAAATCCATTTGTGCAAAGATGTTCATCAGCAAGTAGAGCGGTTGAGGAATGAACTCAAGCGGATGCAGTGCTTCTTAAAAGATGCAGATGCGAAGGAAGAAGGTGATATGAGGGTGCATAATTGGGTTTCTGATATCAGAAACGTTGCTTATGATGCTGAGGACCTCATTGACACCTACATCCTGAAAATCGAATCCTTGAGCAAAATCCACTTCATGAAGAGGtatgcttttgtttttcaagaATGGAAGCAAAGTTGCAAGATGATGAAAGATCTGGAGGCCATCCAATTAAAGATTTCTGACATTTCTACCAGTCGTGGGACATACGGGATAAAGAATATTGGGGAGGGAACAAGTCATGCGAATGAGACGTTGCTGAAGCTGCGGCGATCATCTCCTCGTGGCCAGGACTCGGATATTGTTGGATTGGAGGAGGACATAGTTATTATTGTGAACCAGCTTGTCAAGGACAATCAAAGGTGGGCAATCTCAATAGTCGGCATGGGAGGGATTGGTAAGACCACCTTGGCAAAAGAGGTTTATAACCATGCTGAAGTTCGGGCTTGTTTTGATTGTCGTGCTTGGGTTTATGTGTCCCAAGACTTCAAAACTAGAGATGTTTTGGGAGGGATTCTAAAACAggttacaagaacaacaaagcattttcaaaaatttggCGAAGAAGAGTTGGAGGAAATGCTGTATGAGCATTTGCAGGGGACACGTTATCTGGTGGTTGTTGATGATATATGGAGCACCACGGCTTGGGATAGTATGGCAAGGGCCTTCCCATATTGTGGCAATGGAAGTAAAGTGTTGCTTACAACTCGTAATAGGAATGTTGCTTTGCATGCAGATGCTCAAAGCATTCCCCATGAAATGAGATTTCGAAGCAAAGAGGACAGCTGGAAATTGTTCTGCCGAAAAGCATTGATTGAAAGCATTGATAGAGAATGTCCACCTGAGTTAGAGAAAATTGGAGGTGAAATTGTGGAAAAATGTGATGGTTTACCTCTAGCCATCATTGTATTGGGAGGTTTGCTTTCGAGGAAAAGGAGACTGAGTGAATGGGAGAGGGTTCTAAACACTATTCATTCATACTTTGCCCGAGATCCAAATGGGGTATCAGCTATACTAGCTTTAAGCTTTTACGACTTGCCCTGTTATCTAAAGTTCTGCTTTCTGTATTTAGGATTATTTCCTGAAGACTACGTGATCACTGCACGTAAATTGTATCGGCTATGGATTGCAGAGGGTTTGATCCCACAAAATGGAGAGAGAATGGAGGACATAGCAGAGGACTATCTGAACGAGCTAATTGATAGAAATATGGTCCAAGTGGCAAAGGTAAGTGCAAATGATAGAGTCAAACACTGTCGAATTCACGACTTAATGCGAGACCTGGCCATCTCTAAGTCTAGGGTAATGAATTTTCTTGAGATCCGTAGGAAACGGAATTCGGTGCCTCCAGCTAAAACCCGTCATCTTGCTGTCTGCTCCAGCTCTGTTGACTTCCTTGAAAATTCAGATCCACATCTGCGGTCTCTCCTCTTCTTTCAACTGAATAATGAAAGTTGTGTTACTGATCTGCGTTTAATCTGTAGAAAATTTAAACTCGTTAAAGTCTTAGAATTGGAGGGTACGTGGTTGAAGTATGGTGGCATTCCCAATGTAATTGGTGAACTGTTTCATTTGAAGTACTTGGGTTTACGACGTTGCGAATTACAATCCCTACCAGAAGGTATAGGTTCATTGTCTAATCTTCAAACTCTTGATGTTGCTGAAAATTTTGATCTTAAGACAGTTCCTAATGTGTTATGGAAGTTGAAAAACTTGAGGCATCTTTACATGGATGCCTCTATGTTTGGTAACCAGTTGCGAATTGACACCCTACGGCATCTCCAGACTCTGTCAGATTTTCGGGTTAAGGATTGGAAGGAAACAAACACCATCAATTTAATCAATCTTCGAAAGTTGGGATTGAGAGGAAACTTTTGCATAGAGAAGGATAAAATCTTTAATTCCTTGTCCAAGCTTTTGTACCTCCAGTCCTTGTTCCTGCATACTGATGAAGATTATATATTTCCATCACTCAAACTTTCTTCTCTTCGCCGTGTCATCAAGTTGCAAATGATAGGagtgataagaaatctaccgaGACCAGATGAATTCCCTCCACGTCTGACTCAGTTGATTTTACATCAATCTCGTCTTAGCAATGATCCTATGAAGGTGCTAAAAGagcttccttttctctttgttcttagGCTGAAAGCATCTTCTTACAGTGGAAAAACACTTCAAGTTTCTGTTGATGGGTTTCGTCAACTTGAGTTCCTGGAGCTTGAATTATTGGAATGTTTGGAAGAGTTTAATGTTGAAGAAAATGCACTGCCAAAGCTCAGAAGTTTTCAACTTACCCTATGCAGGCATTTGAGGATGCTCCCAGAAGAGATAAAATCTGTAACTACTCTGAGTGAGTTGGAAATAAAACAGATGCCAAATAGATTTGTAGAAAGGTTGCAAGGTGAAGATTATTACAAAATCCAGCATGTTCCATCCATCACTATCCTCAAGGTTGTTTGA
- the LOC107414353 gene encoding probable disease resistance RPP8-like protein 2 isoform X3 has protein sequence MQCFLKDADAKEEGDMRVHNWVSDIRNVAYDAEDLIDTYILKIESLSKIHFMKRYAFVFQEWKQSCKMMKDLEAIQLKISDISTSRGTYGIKNIGEGTSHANETLLKLRRSSPRGQDSDIVGLEEDIVIIVNQLVKDNQRWAISIVGMGGIGKTTLAKEVYNHAEVRACFDCRAWVYVSQDFKTRDVLGGILKQVTRTTKHFQKFGEEELEEMLYEHLQGTRYLVVVDDIWSTTAWDSMARAFPYCGNGSKVLLTTRNRNVALHADAQSIPHEMRFRSKEDSWKLFCRKALIESIDRECPPELEKIGGEIVEKCDGLPLAIIVLGGLLSRKRRLSEWERVLNTIHSYFARDPNGVSAILALSFYDLPCYLKFCFLYLGLFPEDYVITARKLYRLWIAEGLIPQNGERMEDIAEDYLNELIDRNMVQVAKVSANDRVKHCRIHDLMRDLAISKSRVMNFLEIRRKRNSVPPAKTRHLAVCSSSVDFLENSDPHLRSLLFFQLNNESCVTDLRLICRKFKLVKVLELEGTWLKYGGIPNVIGELFHLKYLGLRRCELQSLPEGIGSLSNLQTLDVAENFDLKTVPNVLWKLKNLRHLYMDASMFGNQLRIDTLRHLQTLSDFRVKDWKETNTINLINLRKLGLRGNFCIEKDKIFNSLSKLLYLQSLFLHTDEDYIFPSLKLSSLRRVIKLQMIGVIRNLPRPDEFPPRLTQLILHQSRLSNDPMKVLKELPFLFVLRLKASSYSGKTLQVSVDGFRQLEFLELELLECLEEFNVEENALPKLRSFQLTLCRHLRMLPEEIKSVTTLSELEIKQMPNRFVERLQGEDYYKIQHVPSITILKVV, from the coding sequence ATGCAGTGCTTCTTAAAAGATGCAGATGCGAAGGAAGAAGGTGATATGAGGGTGCATAATTGGGTTTCTGATATCAGAAACGTTGCTTATGATGCTGAGGACCTCATTGACACCTACATCCTGAAAATCGAATCCTTGAGCAAAATCCACTTCATGAAGAGGtatgcttttgtttttcaagaATGGAAGCAAAGTTGCAAGATGATGAAAGATCTGGAGGCCATCCAATTAAAGATTTCTGACATTTCTACCAGTCGTGGGACATACGGGATAAAGAATATTGGGGAGGGAACAAGTCATGCGAATGAGACGTTGCTGAAGCTGCGGCGATCATCTCCTCGTGGCCAGGACTCGGATATTGTTGGATTGGAGGAGGACATAGTTATTATTGTGAACCAGCTTGTCAAGGACAATCAAAGGTGGGCAATCTCAATAGTCGGCATGGGAGGGATTGGTAAGACCACCTTGGCAAAAGAGGTTTATAACCATGCTGAAGTTCGGGCTTGTTTTGATTGTCGTGCTTGGGTTTATGTGTCCCAAGACTTCAAAACTAGAGATGTTTTGGGAGGGATTCTAAAACAggttacaagaacaacaaagcattttcaaaaatttggCGAAGAAGAGTTGGAGGAAATGCTGTATGAGCATTTGCAGGGGACACGTTATCTGGTGGTTGTTGATGATATATGGAGCACCACGGCTTGGGATAGTATGGCAAGGGCCTTCCCATATTGTGGCAATGGAAGTAAAGTGTTGCTTACAACTCGTAATAGGAATGTTGCTTTGCATGCAGATGCTCAAAGCATTCCCCATGAAATGAGATTTCGAAGCAAAGAGGACAGCTGGAAATTGTTCTGCCGAAAAGCATTGATTGAAAGCATTGATAGAGAATGTCCACCTGAGTTAGAGAAAATTGGAGGTGAAATTGTGGAAAAATGTGATGGTTTACCTCTAGCCATCATTGTATTGGGAGGTTTGCTTTCGAGGAAAAGGAGACTGAGTGAATGGGAGAGGGTTCTAAACACTATTCATTCATACTTTGCCCGAGATCCAAATGGGGTATCAGCTATACTAGCTTTAAGCTTTTACGACTTGCCCTGTTATCTAAAGTTCTGCTTTCTGTATTTAGGATTATTTCCTGAAGACTACGTGATCACTGCACGTAAATTGTATCGGCTATGGATTGCAGAGGGTTTGATCCCACAAAATGGAGAGAGAATGGAGGACATAGCAGAGGACTATCTGAACGAGCTAATTGATAGAAATATGGTCCAAGTGGCAAAGGTAAGTGCAAATGATAGAGTCAAACACTGTCGAATTCACGACTTAATGCGAGACCTGGCCATCTCTAAGTCTAGGGTAATGAATTTTCTTGAGATCCGTAGGAAACGGAATTCGGTGCCTCCAGCTAAAACCCGTCATCTTGCTGTCTGCTCCAGCTCTGTTGACTTCCTTGAAAATTCAGATCCACATCTGCGGTCTCTCCTCTTCTTTCAACTGAATAATGAAAGTTGTGTTACTGATCTGCGTTTAATCTGTAGAAAATTTAAACTCGTTAAAGTCTTAGAATTGGAGGGTACGTGGTTGAAGTATGGTGGCATTCCCAATGTAATTGGTGAACTGTTTCATTTGAAGTACTTGGGTTTACGACGTTGCGAATTACAATCCCTACCAGAAGGTATAGGTTCATTGTCTAATCTTCAAACTCTTGATGTTGCTGAAAATTTTGATCTTAAGACAGTTCCTAATGTGTTATGGAAGTTGAAAAACTTGAGGCATCTTTACATGGATGCCTCTATGTTTGGTAACCAGTTGCGAATTGACACCCTACGGCATCTCCAGACTCTGTCAGATTTTCGGGTTAAGGATTGGAAGGAAACAAACACCATCAATTTAATCAATCTTCGAAAGTTGGGATTGAGAGGAAACTTTTGCATAGAGAAGGATAAAATCTTTAATTCCTTGTCCAAGCTTTTGTACCTCCAGTCCTTGTTCCTGCATACTGATGAAGATTATATATTTCCATCACTCAAACTTTCTTCTCTTCGCCGTGTCATCAAGTTGCAAATGATAGGagtgataagaaatctaccgaGACCAGATGAATTCCCTCCACGTCTGACTCAGTTGATTTTACATCAATCTCGTCTTAGCAATGATCCTATGAAGGTGCTAAAAGagcttccttttctctttgttcttagGCTGAAAGCATCTTCTTACAGTGGAAAAACACTTCAAGTTTCTGTTGATGGGTTTCGTCAACTTGAGTTCCTGGAGCTTGAATTATTGGAATGTTTGGAAGAGTTTAATGTTGAAGAAAATGCACTGCCAAAGCTCAGAAGTTTTCAACTTACCCTATGCAGGCATTTGAGGATGCTCCCAGAAGAGATAAAATCTGTAACTACTCTGAGTGAGTTGGAAATAAAACAGATGCCAAATAGATTTGTAGAAAGGTTGCAAGGTGAAGATTATTACAAAATCCAGCATGTTCCATCCATCACTATCCTCAAGGTTGTTTGA
- the LOC107414215 gene encoding probable disease resistance RPP8-like protein 2, with translation MAEVVLPFVLERLGEVLEQIQLCKDVRQQVQRSRDELKRMQCFLKDADAKEEGDMRVRNWVSDVRNVAYDVEDLIDTYVFKLESLKRTHFIKRHAFIFREWKLRSKISNGLESIHLRISDISISRETYGIKNVGEATTPANEKLLKLRRTSARGQDMDIIGLEEDIDTVVKQLVQEDQWRAISIVGMGGIGKTTLAKEVYNHADVRACFDCRAWVYVSQDFKTRDILQGIIKQVSRTRKYLKNLGEEELEEMLYEHLQRTRYLVVLDDIWSNTAWDSISKAFPNGCNGSKLLLTTRNNNVALHADSQSIPHEMKFRSKEDSWKLFCRKTFVESIDRACPSQLKQIGGEIVEKCDGLPLAIIVLGGLLSRKRRLTEWERVLNTIHSYFARDPNGVSAILALSFYDLPYYLKFCFLYLGSFPEDYLITARKLYRLWIAEGLIPQHGERMEDIAEDYLNELIDRNMVQVARMSANDRVKHCQLHDLMRDLAISKSRGMNFFETYVNMDSAPSVNARRLAIYSSYDCFFENSVPHLRSLRFFRVNNQSCSSDLFSICRKFKLIKVLDLEDMKLDAGVPDEIGELFHLKYLGLRHCNLSWLPKGIGSLSNLQTLDIGENCNLRTLPNVLWKLKNLRHLYKNAYPFNDLLRIDTLRHLQTLSDLEVEDWKQANPAHLINLRKLGLRGSFSRDKNKIFNSLSKLMSLQSLFLHTQDCVFPSLSQLSFLGRVIKLHLRGGIAELPNPHEFPPNLTQLILHQSRLSNDPMEILKKLPYLFALRLKASSYSGRTLEVSADGFHQLEFLELEFLECLQELNVEENALPKLRSFQISNCRGLRMIPEEIKSVTTLKELEIKEMPIRFVDRLQGEDRYKVQHVPSITIL, from the coding sequence ATGGCTGAAGTTGTACTTCCTTTTGTATTAGAAAGGCTCGGAGAAGTACTAGAGCAAATCCAATTATGCAAAGATGTTCGTCAGCAAGTACAGCGGTCGAGGGATGAACTCAAGCGGATGCAGTGCTTCTTAAAAGATGCTGATGCGAAGGAAGAAGGTGATATGCGGGTGCGTAATTGGGTTTCTGATGTCAGAAACGTTGCTTATGATGTTGAGGACCTCATTGACACCTACGTCTTTAAACTTGAATCCTTGAAAAGAACCCACTTTATAAAAAGGCACGCTTTCATTTTTCGAGAATGGAAGCTGCGATCCAAGATCAGTAACGGTCTGGAGAGCATCCACTTAAGGATCTCTGACATTTCTATCAGCCGTGAGACATATGGGATCAAGAATGTTGGGGAGGCAACTACTCCTGCAAATGAGAAGTTGCTGAAGCTGCGGCGAACATCTGCTCGTGGTCAGGATATGGACATTATCGGGTTGGAGGAGGATATAGACACTGTCGTGAAGCAGCTTGTACAGGAGGATCAGTGGAGGGCAATCTCAATAGTTGGCATGGGAGGGATCGGTAAAACCACTTTGGCAAAAGAAGTTTATAACCATGCTGATGTTCGAGCTTGTTTCGATTGTCGAGCTTGGGTTTATGTATCCCAAGACTTCAAAACCAGAGACATTCTGCAGGGGATTATAAAACAAGTTTCAAGAACAAGgaagtatttgaaaaatttgggAGAAGAAGAGCTGGAGGAGATGCTGTATGAACATCTGCAGAGGACTCGTTATCTGGTGGTTCTAGATGATATATGGAGCAACACGGCTTGGGATAGTATTTCAAAGGCCTTCCCAAATGGTTGCAATGGAAGTAAGTTGTTGCTCACCACTCGTAACAACAATGTTGCTTTGCATGCAGATTCTCAAAGCATTCCCCATGAAATGAAATTTCGAAGCAAAGAGGACAGTTGGAAATTGTTCTGTAGGAAAACATTCGTCGAAAGCATTGACAGAGCATGTCCATCTCAATTGAAGCAAATTGGAGgagaaattgtggagaaatgTGATGGTTTACCTCTAGCCATCATCGTATTGGGAGGTTTGCTTTCGAGGAAAAGAAGACTGACAGAATGGGAAAGGGTTCTAAACACCATTCACTCGTACTTTGCTCGAGATCCAAATGGGGTGTCGGCTATACTGGCTTTAAGCTTTTATGATTTGCCCTATTACCTAAAGTTTTGCTTTCTGTATTTAGGATCATTTCCTGAAGACTATTTGATCACTGCACGTAAATTGTATCGGCTATGGATTGCAGAAGGTTTGATCCCACAACATGGAGAAAGGATGGAGGACATAGCAGAGGACTATCTGAACGAGCTAATTGATAGAAATATGGTTCAGGTGGCAAGGATGAGTGCAAATGACAGGGTCAAACATTGTCAACTTCATGACTTGATGAGAGACCTTGCTATCTCCAAGTCTAGGGGGATGAATTTTTTTGAGACTTATGTTAATATGGATTCAGCACCTTCAGTTAATGCCCGTCGTCTTGCTATTTACTCTAGCTATGATTGCTTCTTTGAAAATTCAGTTCCACACCTACGGTCTCTCCGCTTCTTCAGAGTAAATAATCAAAGTTGTAGTAGTGATCTGTTTTCCATCTGCAGAAAATTTAAACTCATTAAAGTCTTAGATTTGGAGGATATGAAGTTGGATGCTGGTGTTCCGGACGAAATTGGGGAACTGTTTCATTTGAAGTACTTGGGTTTAAGACATTGCAACTTATCTTGGCTACCAAAAGGAATAGGTTCTTTGTCTAATCTTCAAACTCTTGATATCGGTGAAAATTGTAATCTTAGGACGCTTCCTAATGTGCTATGGAAGTTGAAAAATCTACGACATCTTTACAAGAATGCTTATCCATTCAATGACCTGTTGCGAATTGACACCTTACGACATCTCCAGACTCTGTCAGACTTAGAGGTTGAAGATTGGAAGCAAGCAAATCCTGCCCATTTAATCAATCTTCGGAAATTGGGATTGAGAGGAAGCTTCAGCAGAGACAAAAATAAGATCTTTAATTCCTTATCCAAGCTTATGTCCCTCCAATCCTTGTTCCTTCATACTCAAGATTGTGTGTTTCCGTCACTCTCTCAACTTTCTTTTCTTGGGCGTGTCATCAAGTTGCACTTAAGAGGAGGGATAGCAGAGTTACCAAACCCACATGAATTCCCTCCGAATCTGACTCAGTTGATCCTACATCAATCTCGTCTTAGCAACGATCCTATGGAGATACTGAAGAAGCTTCCTTATCTATTTGCTCTCAGGTTGAAAGCATCTTCTTACAGTGGCAGAACACTTGAAGTTTCTGCTGATGGGTTTCATCAGCTTGAGTTCCTAGAGCTTGAATTCTTGGAATGTTTGCAAGAGTTAAATGTTGAAGAAAATGCATTGCCGAAGCTTAGaagttttcaaatttccaattgCAGGGGTTTGAGGATGATTCCGGAAGAGATAAAGTCTGTAACTACTCTCAAGGAGTTGGAAATCAAAGAGATGCCGATTAGATTTGTAGATAGGTTGCAAGGTGAAGATCGTTACAAAGTACAGCATGTTCCATCCATCACAATCCTttag